The region GGGATTTCGCCGAGCCGTTCGACGATGTCGGCGCGGGTGAGGTCGCTGCGCGGCACGAACAGCAAGTCGCCTGCGCCAAGGCCAAGTCCGCTGCGATGGACGAGCAGATCGCGCACCGTCATCTCGCGCGTGACCCAGGCGTCCTTCATCCGGAATTCGGGCATGATGTCGACGACCTTCTGGTCCCAGCCGATCCGCCCCTCGTCCACCAGAATGGCCAGCGCGGTCGAGGTGAAGGCCTTGGTCACCGAACCGATCGCAAAATTGGTATCGGGCCCGACCGCGACCGGGTCTTCAAGATCGGTGACGCCGAAGCCGTCGGCAAAGGTGACCTCGCCATTCTCGACGATCGCGATCGACAGGCCCGGGGCCTCGAACCGGTCGAGAAGGGCATCGGCGCGTTGCTCCAGGTTCGCGGGCGGTTCGGCGGCGGCGGGTGTAGCCACCAGCCCACAACAAAGGACGACGGGAGCAAGAATGCGGAGCTTACGCATACGGGTCATGACGGGGCGGCCTCCAGGTTTTGCGAAAAGATACGGAACGTGCCGAGCGTCAGCAAAGGCACAACGAAAAGGACCAGCATGATCCAGCCGAACGCGCCGTAGCCGGCGGCGATCAGATCGATCAGGCCGAGCTGCGCGGCGAGGAGGCCGGAGCCCAGGACGATGGCCGCGCTAAGCCCTATGCGCGCGGCCGCAGGAAAGGTCACGCCACGCTCGCGGGCTGCGGACATCGCGCGCTCCTCCAGCGCGTTGACCATCCCGATGCCCGTTTCGAGCAGCGCGATGAAGATCATCCCCTGGAACACGAAGGCGAACCACGGCACTCCGATGCGCGCGAGGAGATAGTCGGATGGCAAGGCGGCGGCACCGATCTCGGGCATGAAGGCGACCATGCTGAGGAAGAAGCCCAGGGCCGGAAGCATTGCGAGGGGCCCTGCGAGCAATCCCGAGACGAGCGCATCGCGGCGGGTCACCTGGTGCCGCAGGAAGGGCAGGATGAGGACGGCGCCGATGACGTTGTAGCTGGCGTAGGTGATCCCGCCGAGCGCCCAGTCCGAACCGGGCGGCGAGCTCGCCAGCTTGCTCCCGATCTGGTCGCTGAACGCCCAGAGCGCCAGCGCCAGGAAAACCGCGTAGACCGCGTAGATAAGCACGGAGGAGTAGCGGAACATGCGCTCTGCCGCAGCTGTGCCAAGGCTGACCACCGCGATGATAAGTGTCAGCAGCAGCCCCGTGCCGATCAGTGTCGGCCAGCCGAACAGGGCCGTGCCGATCTCACCCGCAGCCGCCGCGATCACCGCGATCACGAGCACCATGAACAGGACGTAGGCGATTTCGAACAGGATCCACCCGG is a window of Alteriqipengyuania lutimaris DNA encoding:
- a CDS encoding YkvI family membrane protein, translating into MSDAAASNGVFRRLVLPGLAFKAVVIGGGYATGREIAEFFVGSGPLGGLLGLLLAMAIWSIVCAVTFEFARIVRANDYRGFFAELLGPGWILFEIAYVLFMVLVIAVIAAAAGEIGTALFGWPTLIGTGLLLTLIIAVVSLGTAAAERMFRYSSVLIYAVYAVFLALALWAFSDQIGSKLASSPPGSDWALGGITYASYNVIGAVLILPFLRHQVTRRDALVSGLLAGPLAMLPALGFFLSMVAFMPEIGAAALPSDYLLARIGVPWFAFVFQGMIFIALLETGIGMVNALEERAMSAARERGVTFPAAARIGLSAAIVLGSGLLAAQLGLIDLIAAGYGAFGWIMLVLFVVPLLTLGTFRIFSQNLEAAPS